The Schizosaccharomyces pombe strain 972h- genome assembly, chromosome: I genome contains a region encoding:
- the abc2 gene encoding vacuolar phytochelatin and glutathione S-conjugate ABC family transmembrane transporter Abc2 yields MVLEQDLDPFVGGNWMNSAYKGFTFLSATWLAPNIYLLISGCLQYFYEVRKRSHYFHFRRFWTIWLKSLVIMVLLFTHIYDCYKTNESVWNVLSIITYFLALFLHVVEQPTLRIPMASLLMFWLFKFLASALVLLLRPNYTMFPMLNVVPSITFFCSLVCLLAEIYVPPANRVWYPDDAAELEETGLRPSRFTYANIFSRISFGWLSPLMKFGYRNYLTESDAWSLPPAERSSNLTIVFEKNWISHAKKKKSSLYMWGVLFLNHWKLTVVIIVLKLVQDVVAFIQPNLIRKIVIFVSSYSSEHPQPPQVGFSLAIAMFLTNVVQTALLQQYFQLGMVLGMRWRSELITAIYRKSLRLSSAARQSRSVGDIVNYMSVDTQKVCDLTMFLFVIVSGPFQIVLALTNLYHLVGYGALSGAFVTFLLFPCNVVIASIFKRFQNRQMKNKDARSQFMTEIINNIRSIKLYAWENIFLQKLLQLRNTRELRMLKKIGIVNTIGNFTWLFAPILVSAATFGTFIVLYGKTRVLSVDIVFACLSLFNLLQFPLTMLPIVVSSVLEASVAISRIYGFLTAGELDSNAVQRYPANKEPSGVCLEIKKGTFSWSGPGQNAAEPTLRDIDFVARRGELCCIVGKVGMGKSSLLEACLGNMQKHSGSVFRCGSIAYAAQQPWILNATIQENILFGLELDPEFYEKTIRACCLLRDFEILADGDQTEVGEKGISLSGGQKARISLARAVYSRSDIYLLDDILSAVDQHVNRDLVRNLLGSKGLLRSRCVILSTNSLTVLKEASMIYMLRNGKIIESGSFTQLSSSPDSQLFQLLSEFSKKDTASSTGADTPLSRSQSVITSSTDVTSSASRSSDTVSNYPKATIKGTGRIRKRLTDEDNVKATGQAAEKMERGKVKWKVYWTYFKACSLFLIFLYFLFIIGGIGMNVGTNVWLKHWSEVNTQLGYNPKPYFYLGIYTLFGLLSCALISLSSLTITVFCAIKSCRYLHDSMVKAVLRAPMSFFETTPTGRILNRFSSDVYRVDEVISRVFMFFFRNLFQIVFVLAVICYSSPMFMILIVPLFFLYRYNQVYYTQTSRELKRLDSVTRSPLYAHFQESLGGLSTIRAYDMEDTFISENDIRVDTNHRIWFLYFSSNRWQAIRVEAIGALVVFSSAFFGVLSAVRGNPNSGLVGLSLSYAVQITQSLTFVVRQSVDVETNIVSVERMLEYIGLPSEAPSIIPDHRPPEGWPSHGAIKFDHYSVRYRENLPLVLNDISVNIKPQEKIGIVGRTGAGKSTLTLALFRLIEPTSGDIQLDDINITSIGLHDLRSRLAIIPQENQAFEGTIRENLDPNANATDEEIWHALEAASLKQFIQTLDGGLYSRVTEGGANLSSGQRQLMCLTRALLTPTRVLLLDEATAAVDVETDAIVQRTIRERFNDRTILTIAHRINTVMDSNRILVLDHGKVVEFDSTKKLLENKASLFYSLAKESGLI; encoded by the coding sequence ATGGTTCTTGAACAGGATTTAGATCCTTTTGTAGGTGGAAATTGGATGAATTCTGCTTACAAAGGATTCACATTTCTATCGGCAACTTGGCTTGCTCCAAACATTTACCTTCTTATCAGTGGATGTCTGCAGTACTTCTATGAGGTTAGAAAAAGGTctcattattttcattttcgaAGATTTTGGACAATATGGCTGAAGTCTTTAGTTATTATGGTTCTCCTTTTCACCCATATTTATGACTGTTATAAAACGAATGAAAGTGTATGGAATGTATTAAGCATTATAACTTATTTTCttgctttgtttttgcATGTTGTGGAGCAGCCTACGTTGCGAATACCTATGGCCTCTTTGTTGATGTTTTGgctttttaagtttttagCCTCGGCTCTGGTTTTATTACTTCGTCCTAATTATACAATGTTCCCTATGCTTAACGTAGTTCCCTccattacttttttttgctcatTGGTATGCCTTCTAGCTGAAATCTACGTGCCTCCTGCCAACCGAGTTTGGTATCCCGATGATGCAGCTGAGTTGGAAGAGACTGGATTAAGACCATCTCGGTTTACCTATGCcaacattttttcaaggatATCATTTGGTTGGCTTAGCCCTCTTATGAAGTTTGGTTACAGAAATTATCTTACTGAATCAGATGCTTGGTCTCTTCCTCCTGCCGAACGTTCCAGCAATCTGActattgtttttgaaaagaattggATTTCCCatgcaaaaaagaaaaaaagtagtcTTTACATGTGGggtgttttgtttttaaaccATTGGAAGCTTACCGTTGTTATTATCGTTTTGAAGTTGGTGCAAGACGTTGTAGCGTTTATTCAGCCAAATTTAATTAGGAAGattgttatttttgttaGCTCCTATTCTTCTGAGCATCCACAACCTCCTCAAGTAGGTTTCAGTCTTGCAATCGCTATGTTTTTAACCAACGTCGTACAAACCGCATTGTTACAACAATATTTCCAACTTGGCATGGTACTTGGCATGAGATGGAGGTCCGAATTGATTACTGCTATCTATCGCAAATCCTTACGTCTCTCAAGTGCGGCTCGTCAAAGTCGATCTGTTGGAGATATCGTAAATTACATGTCTGTCGACACTCAAAAAGTTTGTGATTTAACtatgtttttgtttgttattGTATCGGGTCCTTTCCAAATTGTACTAGCTCTCACAAATTTGTACCATCTTGTAGGATACGGTGCGCTCTCTGGGGCTTTTGTGACATTCTTACTATTTCCTTGTAATGTTGTGATTGCAAGTATCTTTAAAAGGTTTCAAAATagacaaatgaaaaataaagacgCACGTTCTCAGTTTATGACTGAAATTATTAACAATATTCGCAGCATTAAGTTGTATGCTTGGGAAAACATattccttcaaaaattgctgCAGTTAAGGAATACCAGAGAATTGCGCatgttgaaaaagattGGAATTGTCAACACTATTGGCAACTTTACCTGGCTTTTTGCTCCTATTCTTGTATCAGCCGCAACGTTTGGTACTTTCATTGTTCTGTATGGAAAGACACGTGTGCTTTCAGTTGATATAGTCTTTGCTTGTTTGAgtcttttcaatttgttaCAATTTCCGTTAACCATGTTGCCTATTGTTGTCAGTTCAGTTTTAGAGGCATCTGTTGCTATTTCTCGTATCTATGGGTTTCTCACTGCAGGTGAATTGGACTCCAACGCTGTTCAACGCTACCCAGCTAACAAAGAACCATCCGGAGTTTgtttagaaattaaaaagggTACATTTAGTTGGTCCGGTCCTGGACAAAATGCCGCAGAACCTACTTTACGTGATATTGATTTTGTGGCTAGAAGGGGTGAGCTATGTTGCATAGTTGGTAAAGTTGGAATGGGTAAATCATCTTTGCTTGAAGCTTGTTTGGGCAACATGCAGAAGCATTCTGGCTCCGTGTTCCGCTGTGGTTCCATCGCGTATGCAGCTCAGCAACCCTGGATTTTGAATGCTACTATTCAGGAGAATATCCTCTTTGGCCTTGAACTGGATCCTGagttttatgaaaaaaccATTCGTGCTTGTTGTTTGTTGCGTGATTTTGAGATACTTGCTGATGGAGATCAAACGGAAGTTGGCGAGAAAGGTATATCTTTATCTGGAGGTCAGAAGGCACGTATTTCTCTTGCTCGTGCTGTTTATTCTCGCTCAGATATTTATCTTCTTGATGACATTTTATCTGCTGTTGACCAGCATGTTAATAGAGATTTAGTTAGGAATCTTTTAGGTTCAAAAGGTTTACTCAGATCACGATGCGTTATTCTTTCAACTAACTCCTTAACCGTTTTAAAAGAAGCCAGCATGATTTATATGTTAAGAAATGGTAAAATAATAGAGAGTGGAAGCTTCACTCAATTATCTTCTTCGCCAGACTCCCAATTGTTTCAATTACTTTCGGAATTTAGCAAGAAGGATACCGCATCATCTACTGGAGCCGATACTCCTCTCTCCCGTTCTCAATCTGTAATTACTTCTTCTACCGATGTCACGAGTTCAGCTAGCCGTTCTTCTGACACAGTTAGCAATTATCCAAAGGCCACCATAAAAGGAACAGGTAGGATCCGTAAAAGGTTAACCGACGAGGACAATGTCAAAGCTACTGGACAAGCTGCTGAGAAAATGGAACGTGGTAAGGTAAAGTGGAAAGTATACTGGACGTACTTTAAAGCGTgctctttgtttttaatcttcttgtatttccttttcattATTGGTGGTATTGGTATGAATGTTGGTACTAATGTTTGGCTTAAACATTGGAGTGAGGTAAATACACAATTAGGTTATAATCCTAAACCATACTTTTACTTGGGTATATACACATTGTTTGGTCTTCTTTCTTGTGCATTGATTTCTCTTAGCAGCTTAACCATTACCGTGTTTTGTGCTATTAAAAGCTGTCGTTATCTACATGATTCAATGGTAAAGGCGGTTTTGCGTGCTCCCATGagcttttttgaaaccacGCCAACTGGTCGAATATTAAACCGATTTTCCAGCGATGTTTACCGTGTGGACGAAGTTATTTCTAGagtttttatgtttttcttCAGAAATCTCTTTCAAATAGTTTTCGTACTAGCAGTTATTTGCTATTCTTCTCCTATGTTTATGATCCTAATTGTTCCATTATTCTTTCTGTATCGTTACAATCAAGTTTATTATACTCAAACTTCTCGAGAGCTAAAAAGGCTTGATAGCGTTACTCGCAGTCCTTTATATGCTCATTTCCAAGAGTCTTTGGGTGGGTTGTCAACTATTCGTGCTTATGACATGGAAGATACATTTATCTCGGAGAACGATATTCGTGTTGATACCAATCACCGAATTTGGTTCTTGTACTTCAGTTCAAATAGATGGCAGGCAATTCGTGTTGAAGCAATAGGCGCTTTGGTGGTATTTTCATCTGCATTTTTTGGAGTTCTCTCCGCAGTCCGTGGAAATCCTAATTCTGGTTTAGTGGGTCTTTCGTTGTCTTATGCCGTACAGATTACCCAAAGTTTAACCTTTGTCGTAAGACAGTCTGTTGATGTAGAAACAAACATTGTTTCAGTCGAACGAATGCTGGAATACATTGGTCTTCCAAGTGAGGCACCCTCCATTATTCCAGATCATCGTCCTCCAGAAGGATGGCCTTCCCATGGTGCAATTAAATTTGATCACTACAGTGTCAGATATCGTGAAAATCTTCCACTAGTCCTAAACGATATAAGTGTTAACATTAAACCACAAGAAAAGATTGGTATTGTCGGTCGTACAGGAGCAGGAAAGTCGACTTTGACGCTTGCATTGTTTAGATTAATTGAGCCAACATCAGGAGACATACAATTGGATGATATCAATATTACTTCGATTGGATTACACGATTTACGCTCCAGACTTGCTATTATCCCACAAGAAAATCAAGCTTTCGAAGGTACAATTCGTGAGAATCTCGATCCTAATGCTAATGCTACCGATGAAGAGATTTGGCATGCTCTCGAAGCTGCTTCCTTAAAACAATTCATCCAGACTCTTGACGGCGGGTTGTATTCCCGTGTTACAGAAGGAGGAGCCAATCTTTCGTCAGGCCAACGCCAGCTGATGTGCTTGACAAGGGCATTATTGACACCCACACGCGTATTATTATTAGATGAAGCTACTGCAGCTGTTGATGTTGAAACAGATGCTATTGTGCAACGCACAATTCGTGAACGCTTTAACGATCGTACCATTTTGACCATTGCTCACCGTATTAATACTGTGATGGATTCGAATCGTATATTAGTATTGGATCATGGTAAGGTAGTCGAATTTGATTCAACGAAAAAGCTGCTGGAAAATAAAGcatctttgttttattcCCTCGCAAAAGAGAGTGGACTTATTTGA
- a CDS encoding transcription factor, whose amino-acid sequence MQRDMSINHLLPPLSGPGQVEQLTGFTNDIVYNDFYAHAVSYNPYPSEKIDFPKKNTAHKNSTTSTVASSGNTTMEKPCVGSEEWYKAKRLSHKEVERRRREAISEGIKELANIVPGCEKNKGSILQRTAQYIRSLKEMEEMCREKSNLEKLVADHTIQELARENARLKSECERAWRSVELWKQAARSFDSELDVEENSES is encoded by the coding sequence ATGCAAAGAGATATGTCCATAAATCATCTGCTTCCTCCTTTATCAGGACCAGGACAAGTCGAACAACTCACAGGTTTTACTAATGACATAGTTTATAACGATTTTTATGCTCATGCCGTTAGTTATAATCCTTATCCCTCTGAAAAGATTGATTTTCCCAAGAAAAATACAGCCCATAAAAATTCCACGACTTCAACGGTAGCTTCTAGTGGTAATACGACTATGGAAAAACCATGTGTTGGAAGCGAGGAATGGTATAAAGCTAAAAGATTAAGTCACAAAGAAGTAGAGCGTAGAAGAAGAGAAGCCATAAGTGAGGGAATTAAAGAGTTGGCGAACATCGTTCCTGGATGtgagaaaaataaaggtaGTATCCTTCAAAGGACTGCTCAATATATTCGATCCCTTAAAGAAATGGAGGAAATGTGTCgtgaaaaatcaaatttggAGAAACTTGTTGCTGATCATACTATTCAAGAACTAGCTAGGGAGAACGCACGGTTAAAATCGGAATGCGAACGTGCATGGCGCAGTGTTGAGCTTTGGAAGCAAGCTGCTAGGAGTTTTGATTCAGAACTTGATGTAGAAGAGAATAGTGAATCGTAA